The region ATTTTATCCATTTTCTCTCACTACAAAAACCTTTTAATTAATAACCCTTCTCCCCCTAAAAAAAGccaacaattaaaatgtcttcCTCAAGTCTACACAACCCCAAGCTGAGTTTAACTCTTCTCTTCCGATTATTTCTCTTATTATTATCATTCTCCAATCCCACACTTTCAATTCCCAACAATTCTTCATCAGTCTACGAAATCTTACCCAAATACGGCCTCCCAAGTGGGCTGCTACCCAGTTCAGTCACCAGCTACTCACTCTCCGACGACGGCCGATTCGTCGTCGTTCTGGAGAATCCGTGTTATATTCGGTTCGAATACTTGATTTATTACGATAAAGAAATTACGGGGGAATTAAACATGGGGTCGATCACGAATTTAAAAGGGATTCAAGTTCAAAGATTCTTTTTGTGGTTTGATGTTGATGCAATTAAGGTTGATTTGCCGCCTTCTGATTCTATTTATTTCAAGGTTGGTATTATTAATAAGAAGCTTGATGTTGATCAGTTTGAAACGGTTCATTCTTGTGGTGAATCTTCGGATCGGTTTCTCAAggtattttatttgatttcttttgggtttctataatttttataattttttttttgatttgctGTGAATGATTGGTATTTTCTTTAATTGGTATTTTGGGATGGTGGTTGATAAGTGTTTAATTTAGAGTTGAAGTCATAATTGGCTAAGATTTGTCTTCTTAATTATTGGATGGGTGTTTCTAGAGTTTGTTGgaacttaatatttttagcaatctatGAACTTAATATTTATGTTTGAAAAAGAATTTTACTGAGAGAAGATAGGGGAAAAGCAACTAATATAAGtaggttttattttgtaaatttcagtttttgtaAATAACTTTGTCtgaattaatttttaagttaaatcataattggaaagaaaaaaatgaaactagTCAAAGAAAAAACATATAACTTTATCCGCACGGATTTGATTTAGTGGTTTATGTCTCAACCATTTGGGTGCTATAGTCACGAGTTCAAATATCGGCTATCCctttttacaaaacaaagtgGTTGGAGGTAGACTGTATGTGATTATAATCGGATTGGAATTTCCTtaaattcatttgaacttgagggggtcatgtttacGATCTATACCGTTCATTATCAAATGAACGGTATAGatcaaaaatatacaattttaatcGAATTAATATACACagttca is a window of Mercurialis annua linkage group LG2, ddMerAnnu1.2, whole genome shotgun sequence DNA encoding:
- the LOC126670776 gene encoding uncharacterized protein LOC126670776, with product MSSSSLHNPKLSLTLLFRLFLLLLSFSNPTLSIPNNSSSVYEILPKYGLPSGLLPSSVTSYSLSDDGRFVVVLENPCYIRFEYLIYYDKEITGELNMGSITNLKGIQVQRFFLWFDVDAIKVDLPPSDSIYFKVGIINKKLDVDQFETVHSCGESSDRFLKLPIANDNVEMLITE